In Topomyia yanbarensis strain Yona2022 chromosome 2, ASM3024719v1, whole genome shotgun sequence, one DNA window encodes the following:
- the LOC131682667 gene encoding myosin-10, which translates to MDIQNSPTPSTQENILGLVDSLIRDVPEVCDQLGNAGHPTNGTSGTVDTTRQSSKTNNRRVMKLKQQLAKQNKYISDLKNKIQTLAGLTPKSMSDHEELAFLRIRLDKESEQLKTLLKNVIEEQKKDKTQTWEPIPLCSDPFDDVCRNAWVLGNVSTPGQRFSYDSNLSSLSSNEQVDSKEMNERFEKEQLKRDRVIEILQNRVDALTADVMKVKRDNDVVLNKTPKQSKFCEADMMNRLRFYKNNTDALERNLNQMGTALNIIRSELGTNLTGDLNEPIGFSTFIGQSNNSTMRDEGTKTIIGPKQDDDHYNTLLKELSRKSNECKKLTDRMAKACSCQNTNIEQSELELLKRRCSELMDEQEEFKILMKEQSDQLEEYRNKYLEAQQNVEEQKLQLDKMDVANRRIEEQINIEVQRIKTKFQDKLRQLAPFPQLLEAEEQRVKDLKKSNENLLEELKMSAKEIKALEYRLHNIHASQNIELEKAHDLLKIEIGQISELLKESEKSKAKLEEKLTASQKELDEVRSETARIIARAQDRAQEDRRTALAKQHALEKELAQCRAAAAVTISNRDEALREMQGQIGVLSASFDDAQIQIHSLRNQLTFMRNEQHGPRI; encoded by the coding sequence ATGGATATTCAAAATTCTCCCACGCCTTCGACACAAGAAAATATTCTAGGCTTGGTGGATAGCCTCATAAGAGATGTTCCCGAAGTATGTGATCAACTTGGAAATGCGGGACATCCAACAAATGGAACTTCCGGCACCGTAGACACTACTCGTCAGTCCAGCAAGACGAACAATCGGCGAGTAATGAAACTGAAGCAACAGTTAGCCAAGCAGAATAAATACATCAGtgatttaaaaaacaaaatacaaactcTAGCTGGTCTCACGCCCAAATCAATGTCAGATCACGAAGAACTTGCATTTCTCAGAATCAGACTTGACAAAGAGAGTGAGCaattgaaaactttactgaaaAACGTTATCGAAGAGCAGAAAAAAGACAAAACCCAAACATGGGAGCCAATTCCTCTATGCAGTGATCCTTTCGACGATGTCTGTCGCAATGCTTGGGTGTTGGGTAACGTTTCTACTCCAGGTCAACGATTCTCTTATGATTCCAATCTATCATCGCTGAGCTCCAATGAACAGGTAGACAGCAAGGAAATGAACGAAAGATTTGAAAAGGAGCAACTGAAACGAGATCGAGTCATTGAAATTTTGCAGAATCGAGTAGATGCACTAACTGCAGATGTGATGAAGGTAAAACGAGACAACGATGTTGTACTGAACAAAACACCAAAGCAATCAAAATTTTGTGAAGCGGACATGATGAACAGGTTGCGCTTTTACAAGAATAATACGGATGCTCTGGAGCGTAACTTGAATCAAATGGGTACTGCATTAAATATCATACGTTCAGAACTAGGCACAAATCTTACCGGAGATCTGAATGAACCAATAGGTTTTAGTACTTTTATCGGACAAAGTAATAATAGTACCATGAGAGACGAAGGCACTAAAACGATCATAGGACCAAAACAAGATGATGATCATTATAATACATTACTGAAAGAGCTTTCCAGAAAGTCGAATGAGTGTAAAAAATTAACCGATCGCATGGCGAAGGCTTGCTCGTGTCAGAACACAAATATAGAACAAAGCGAACTGGAGCTGCTGAAAAGACGGTGCTCAGAGTTGATGGATGAGCAAGAAGAGTTTAAAATTCTTATGAAGGAACAATCAGATCAGTTAGAGGAGTACCGCAACAAGTATTTAGAAGCTCAACAAAATGTCGAAGAACAGAAACTTCAATTGGACAAAATGGATGTGGCCAATCGTCGGATAGAAGAGCAGATAAACATTGAAGTACAAAGGATAAAAACCAAATTTCAAGACAAACTACGCCAACTGGCTCCTTTTCCGCAGCTTCTGGAGGCCGAGGAACAACGCGTTAAAGATTTGAAGAAATCGAACGAGAATCTTTTAGAAGAGCTGAAAATGTCTGCCAAAGAAATCAAAGCGCTGGAATATCGTCTGCACAACATTCACGCTTCGCAAAACATTGAACTAGAAAAAGCACATGATCTACTCAAGATCGAAATCGGACAGATCTCCGAATTGCTTAAAGAGTCGGAGAAGAGTAAAGCAAAGCTAGAGGAAAAATTGACAGCTTCGCAAAAGGAACTAGATGAGGTGCGTTCGGAGACGGCTAGAATCATTGCCAGGGCACAAGATCGGGCACAGGAGGATAGAAGAACCGCCCTAGCAAAGCAGCATGCATTGGAAAAAGAACTAGCACAATGTCGTGCTGCCGCCGCAGTTACTATTAGTAATCGCGATGAAGCACTGCGTGAAATGCAAGGTCAAATTGGAGTGCTATCTGCCAGCTTCGATGATGCACAGATTCAAATACACTCACTGCGTAATCAACTCACGTTTATGAGAAATGAACAACATGGACCACGTATCTAA